One Halolamina litorea genomic window carries:
- a CDS encoding DsrE family protein, translated as MHTVFHVSGVDAYRTAEAKVRNLLDDETVDIEAVAVVVDRPTVIDAAAMDCRATTDVLVEMGATVKLCSNAARGAEAGESDFGEGVEFVSSGVGELTRLQDAGWAYIRL; from the coding sequence GTGCACACTGTTTTCCACGTCTCGGGCGTCGACGCCTACCGCACCGCCGAGGCGAAAGTACGGAACCTCCTCGACGACGAAACAGTCGATATCGAGGCCGTTGCGGTCGTCGTCGACCGACCGACGGTCATCGACGCCGCAGCGATGGACTGCCGAGCGACGACCGACGTGCTGGTCGAGATGGGCGCAACTGTCAAACTCTGCTCGAACGCTGCACGGGGCGCCGAGGCTGGCGAGAGTGACTTCGGCGAGGGCGTCGAGTTCGTCTCGTCGGGAGTCGGCGAACTGACGCGGCTGCAGGATGCTGGCTGGGCGTATATCCGGCTGTAG